A window of the Streptomyces formicae genome harbors these coding sequences:
- a CDS encoding SDR family NAD(P)-dependent oxidoreductase, with the protein MARTVVISGGGTGIGFAAAEAFAAHGEQVVLLGRREQVLARAAARIPGAHHLPVDLSEPQGARRAAEFAAKEFGTVDVLVHSAGGNGRKEERADFADPLDAVAHDWDVNVRLNILTAVLLTEALQDHLATPGGRVLFLSSIAAYRGSGSGAYAGCKAALHPYAFRLARELGPRGITVNLVAPGLVEETDFFTGDFPEERRKELVAETATGRVGHPGDVAQTLHWLASPAAGHITAQVIQVNGGAERGH; encoded by the coding sequence ATGGCGCGCACCGTGGTGATCAGTGGCGGGGGGACCGGGATCGGGTTCGCGGCGGCGGAGGCGTTCGCCGCGCACGGGGAGCAGGTGGTGCTGCTCGGGCGGCGCGAGCAGGTGCTCGCGCGGGCGGCCGCGCGGATCCCCGGCGCCCACCACCTCCCGGTCGACCTCAGCGAACCCCAAGGCGCCCGCCGGGCCGCGGAGTTCGCGGCGAAGGAGTTCGGCACCGTCGATGTGCTGGTGCACAGCGCGGGCGGCAACGGGCGGAAGGAGGAGCGGGCGGACTTCGCCGATCCGCTCGATGCCGTGGCGCACGACTGGGATGTCAACGTCCGGCTCAACATCCTCACCGCCGTACTGCTCACCGAGGCGCTCCAGGACCATCTCGCCACGCCCGGCGGGCGGGTGCTGTTCCTCAGCTCGATCGCCGCGTACCGGGGCTCCGGGTCCGGCGCGTACGCCGGCTGTAAGGCGGCGCTCCACCCGTACGCCTTCCGGCTCGCGCGGGAGCTCGGGCCGCGCGGGATCACCGTGAACCTCGTCGCGCCGGGACTGGTGGAGGAGACCGACTTCTTCACCGGCGACTTCCCCGAGGAGCGGCGCAAGGAGCTCGTCGCGGAGACCGCCACCGGCCGGGTGGGGCATCCCGGCGACGTCGCCCAGACCCTGCACTGGCTCGCCTCGCCCGCGGCCGGACACATCACGGCCCAGGTCATCCAGGTCAACGGCGGTGCGGAGCGCGGCCACTAG
- a CDS encoding transglycosylase family protein: protein MIAAPADAAPLTVWDAVAECESSGDWSSNTGNGHFGGLQFTDSTWKEFGGETYAPRADQATKEQQITIAEKVLAVQGPGAWPVCSSRAGLAAGANQPEAQAPSPGKDTPAVEQDPKPTALDGQPRVATYKTREGDTLESIAKAFHVAGGAQKLCDLNPAVLGRDPNAPVPVGVRLSVGAIPIDTAPRQTPATPTAASSTAKEPNQRTESAEQSDSAAVKPVEAPVGTGYRVVGSWASGYHTGVDFPVPTGTQVQAVTNGTVIKSGWGGPYGNEVVVRHADGHHSQYAHLAQISVAVGQDVSPGTPIGLSGSTGNSTGPHLHFEVRTTPHYGADIDPIAYLRSLGVSI from the coding sequence GTGATCGCAGCCCCCGCAGACGCCGCACCGCTGACCGTCTGGGACGCCGTCGCCGAGTGTGAATCGTCCGGTGACTGGTCGAGCAACACGGGCAACGGGCACTTCGGTGGCCTGCAGTTCACCGACTCCACCTGGAAGGAGTTCGGTGGCGAGACGTACGCGCCGCGCGCGGACCAGGCCACCAAGGAACAGCAGATCACGATCGCGGAGAAGGTGCTGGCGGTACAGGGCCCTGGCGCGTGGCCGGTCTGCTCGAGCCGGGCCGGTCTGGCTGCCGGGGCGAACCAGCCGGAGGCGCAGGCACCAAGCCCCGGAAAGGACACCCCAGCCGTCGAGCAGGATCCGAAACCGACCGCCCTGGACGGCCAGCCCCGCGTGGCCACCTACAAGACCAGGGAAGGCGACACCCTGGAGTCGATCGCGAAGGCCTTCCATGTGGCCGGCGGTGCCCAGAAGCTCTGCGACCTCAACCCGGCCGTTCTCGGCCGCGACCCCAACGCCCCCGTACCCGTTGGCGTACGTCTGTCCGTGGGCGCGATCCCGATCGACACCGCGCCACGTCAGACTCCCGCAACCCCGACGGCGGCCTCCTCGACGGCCAAGGAGCCGAATCAGCGGACCGAGTCTGCCGAGCAGAGCGACTCCGCCGCAGTCAAACCGGTCGAGGCGCCCGTGGGTACCGGATACCGCGTCGTCGGCTCCTGGGCCAGCGGATACCACACCGGGGTCGACTTCCCCGTCCCGACCGGCACTCAGGTCCAGGCCGTTACCAACGGCACAGTGATCAAGTCGGGATGGGGCGGCCCATACGGCAATGAGGTCGTCGTACGCCATGCCGACGGCCACCACTCCCAGTACGCGCACCTCGCGCAGATCTCCGTCGCCGTCGGCCAGGACGTATCTCCTGGGACGCCCATCGGCCTGTCCGGTTCCACCGGCAATTCCACAGGTCCTCACCTTCATTTCGAAGTCCGCACCACACCCCACTACGGGGCTGACATCGACCCCATCGCCTATCTGCGCTCGCTGGGAGTATCCATTTAG
- a CDS encoding transglycosylase SLT domain-containing protein, translating into MVRRIAAGAVFVVVAAAGATVALAASASAAPAESQRIDGWIRHALLVMQHHKIPGSYDGIYRNLMRESSGDVFAINTWDSNAKAGIPSKGLMQVIEPTFRTYHVEGTAWDIYNPVANITAACNYAAHRYGSIDNVNSAY; encoded by the coding sequence ATGGTGAGGAGGATCGCCGCTGGCGCCGTGTTCGTCGTCGTCGCCGCGGCGGGCGCGACGGTCGCGCTGGCCGCTTCCGCGTCAGCGGCTCCCGCGGAGTCTCAGCGGATCGACGGCTGGATCAGGCACGCTCTCCTGGTGATGCAGCACCACAAGATCCCGGGTTCCTACGACGGTATCTACCGCAACCTGATGCGGGAATCGAGCGGGGATGTCTTCGCCATCAACACCTGGGACTCCAACGCGAAGGCCGGCATCCCGTCCAAAGGGCTGATGCAGGTCATCGAGCCGACGTTCCGGACGTACCATGTCGAAGGCACCGCGTGGGACATCTACAACCCGGTCGCGAACATCACGGCAGCCTGCAACTACGCCGCACACCGCTACGGATCGATCGACAACGTCAACTCAGCCTACTGA
- a CDS encoding response regulator: MVVDDSEIVRRGLSDVIESCDDLHVVAEAWDGRSAVDAARRYSPDVALVDIRMPGMDGIKATQELHSLPFPPRVIILTTFSEDEYVDEAVRAGAVGFLLKETPPQELIRAVRDVAQGKATLDPAVTRRVLTTLARQSPSLTPREKSALESLNERELEVLRLVGRGLSNAEIGKSVYVTEGTVKAQVSRLLTKLGLSNRVQAARLAYRAGLEH; the protein is encoded by the coding sequence ATGGTGGTGGACGACAGCGAGATCGTGCGGCGCGGCCTGAGCGATGTGATCGAGTCCTGCGATGATCTACATGTCGTCGCTGAGGCGTGGGACGGCCGCAGTGCTGTTGATGCCGCGCGCCGCTACTCTCCTGACGTCGCCCTGGTCGACATCCGGATGCCAGGCATGGACGGAATCAAAGCCACGCAGGAACTCCATTCGTTGCCGTTCCCTCCCCGCGTCATCATCTTGACGACATTCAGCGAGGACGAGTACGTCGACGAGGCAGTTCGGGCCGGCGCGGTCGGCTTCCTACTCAAAGAAACGCCACCGCAGGAACTCATACGAGCAGTGCGCGACGTAGCGCAGGGCAAGGCCACCTTGGACCCGGCAGTGACCAGGCGCGTCCTTACGACCCTCGCCCGGCAGTCTCCAAGCCTCACTCCCCGGGAAAAGTCTGCGTTGGAGTCGCTGAACGAACGAGAACTGGAGGTGCTGCGACTGGTTGGGCGCGGCCTGTCGAACGCTGAAATCGGCAAGTCGGTCTACGTCACCGAAGGTACGGTGAAAGCCCAGGTGAGCCGACTGCTGACGAAACTGGGCCTCAGTAATCGAGTCCAGGCCGCGCGGCTCGCCTACCGTGCTGGCCTGGAACACTGA
- a CDS encoding sensor histidine kinase, whose translation MKFFTIARWAGSPRRVDAMVTVIVVTAGVLDTWIKPSDGLLTGTPTEVVAVVSGSIGGVLWWRRSRPGLVAVVVMIGYLVAFTPIALAVAMYTVGEAYYRRARVLIAFGVASCAVGLFTLLAGDPAPQGLRDYGFRLALVVPPLVVGYEVATRRDLAAKAEERLSVLEREHDLLVQRARSEERAWIARDMHDVVAHRVGHMVLTAGSLIVTEAQGSPHAEAAERIASEGRQALGELREILGVLTPDRVRDCAPRAPQLDATQLPLLVERAAAIGQRVSLQVNGHPEMLPAPMQRAIYRIVQESLTNAAKHAPGAAVHVTVQCCMNGVRVVAANGPSTRTPVVELPSGGHGLIGLRERVGLLGGTVEAGPHSNGFQIRAWIPHNPDPTRTRPKRPRPQRQRRFE comes from the coding sequence ATGAAGTTTTTCACTATTGCACGCTGGGCCGGGTCACCCCGACGTGTCGATGCCATGGTGACGGTGATCGTGGTGACGGCGGGTGTGCTTGACACGTGGATCAAGCCGTCCGACGGGCTGCTGACGGGCACACCGACAGAAGTGGTCGCCGTAGTGTCCGGCAGCATCGGAGGTGTGCTGTGGTGGCGGCGAAGCCGACCGGGGCTGGTCGCCGTCGTCGTGATGATCGGCTACCTGGTGGCGTTCACCCCTATCGCCCTGGCTGTGGCCATGTACACGGTCGGCGAGGCCTACTACCGCCGGGCTCGTGTACTGATCGCGTTCGGCGTGGCCAGCTGTGCGGTGGGCCTCTTCACCCTGCTGGCCGGCGACCCGGCCCCGCAGGGCCTGCGTGACTACGGATTCAGGCTCGCGCTGGTCGTTCCCCCGCTCGTGGTCGGGTACGAGGTCGCGACACGGCGCGACCTGGCCGCCAAGGCCGAGGAGCGACTGTCCGTACTGGAAAGAGAGCATGACTTGCTGGTGCAGCGGGCACGGTCGGAGGAGCGCGCTTGGATTGCTCGTGACATGCACGATGTCGTCGCCCACCGGGTGGGTCACATGGTGCTGACGGCGGGGTCACTTATCGTCACCGAGGCTCAGGGCTCTCCCCACGCCGAGGCCGCTGAGCGCATCGCGTCAGAGGGACGCCAAGCCCTGGGGGAGTTGCGCGAGATCCTGGGCGTGCTGACCCCTGACCGAGTGCGCGACTGCGCCCCACGCGCCCCTCAGCTGGACGCGACCCAGCTGCCGCTCCTCGTCGAGAGGGCAGCTGCCATCGGACAACGAGTGAGTTTGCAGGTCAACGGGCACCCGGAGATGCTTCCGGCCCCGATGCAGCGGGCGATCTACCGGATCGTCCAGGAGTCGCTGACCAACGCCGCCAAGCACGCGCCAGGCGCGGCTGTACACGTCACGGTCCAGTGCTGCATGAACGGAGTGCGCGTCGTGGCTGCCAACGGCCCGTCCACCCGCACGCCGGTGGTCGAGCTGCCCAGTGGCGGCCACGGATTGATCGGCCTGCGCGAGCGCGTGGGCCTGCTCGGTGGAACTGTCGAGGCTGGACCGCACTCGAACGGTTTTCAGATTCGGGCATGGATCCCGCACAACCCCGATCCCACGCGGACCAGGCCAAAACGGCCGCGGCCCCAGCGACAGCGCCGGTTCGAGTAG
- a CDS encoding RICIN domain-containing protein produces the protein MAGLVVAGPLLGQVPAFAADAPEDPAVSAALKGVKLPSQASMIGREYRISLGNTNLSLEDTPNGRVSAEATDGSYIGQEWKIVAGEHGAADAVQLRSVKNPGTCLSHEGLDGLSTNPGNCASPAMSHWKIVDNGDGLTYRIEATSTSVTNKVLTLNSEGSARWETWNDSDAQKIVLDSTDFQKILDNPVTIGGNASGKVLDRHNVNSVGGWDAHVGAHQQWRIERSGDRYQIKVPGTSNCLVWKWGSSHPQHLSCDETKWEITRNADGSFGLAGVVPEPTQPGRELVRHLGMTANGDIGNIGNAEEKKFRINPVSQDVAKASPGLLFGWSTLNQGMEVHFKNNTGKFLKRQLVGVTHGNFALNEAPEILQPGQTATVVVHGSAKGAMGNISYSEWNTNGNRVATYAISYDNPAVGKNDYILTSDRAPMYFASTKGAGMNIERTQKAPSPANPNGYYRFNSDVAGGGDTPVIFVSAGAPDKVEKAPLRADDSKCTAYAQAIRTDFDWLDHWGANLPYHYKKFIQALLKSSTKLSWSPFNDGSTGARLGGFIGGAIAGCDPWKAKGAGALIAGVFGDFGNSKPWEAAPYQPKPKPPHEIHPFSVTSDGPVTVNGFGNDYTAKPGEILGKDGKEGLKTKILREGEPAKGVGVEFSVPADSGLHFKDADGKHVTSVKATTDAKGEAVAPVLYAGEKEGDFKVTVTADAPGATKGEKPTAVYSVHVKN, from the coding sequence ATGGCCGGGCTGGTCGTCGCAGGGCCGCTGCTCGGCCAGGTACCCGCGTTCGCCGCGGACGCCCCCGAAGACCCGGCCGTCTCCGCCGCCCTGAAGGGCGTGAAGCTCCCGAGCCAGGCCTCCATGATCGGCCGGGAATACCGAATCAGCCTCGGTAACACCAATCTGTCTCTTGAGGACACACCGAACGGCCGTGTCAGCGCGGAGGCAACCGACGGCAGCTACATCGGCCAGGAGTGGAAGATCGTGGCGGGGGAGCACGGCGCAGCTGACGCCGTGCAGCTCAGGTCCGTCAAGAATCCTGGCACTTGCCTTTCCCACGAGGGACTTGACGGACTTTCGACCAACCCTGGCAACTGCGCTTCCCCGGCGATGAGCCACTGGAAGATCGTCGACAACGGGGACGGCCTGACGTATCGCATCGAAGCCACATCGACCTCAGTCACCAACAAGGTCCTCACTCTCAACAGTGAGGGCTCTGCCCGATGGGAGACGTGGAACGACAGCGATGCCCAAAAGATCGTCCTCGATTCCACGGACTTCCAGAAGATCCTCGACAATCCGGTCACGATCGGTGGCAACGCTTCCGGCAAGGTGCTGGATCGGCACAACGTCAACAGCGTCGGCGGGTGGGACGCCCATGTAGGTGCCCACCAGCAGTGGCGGATAGAGCGCAGCGGCGACCGTTACCAGATCAAGGTCCCGGGCACCAGCAATTGCCTGGTGTGGAAGTGGGGATCCAGTCACCCGCAGCACCTGTCATGCGATGAAACGAAGTGGGAGATCACGCGAAACGCGGATGGCTCCTTCGGGCTGGCCGGGGTGGTCCCGGAACCAACCCAACCAGGGCGTGAGCTCGTTCGTCATCTCGGTATGACGGCCAATGGCGACATTGGAAACATCGGAAATGCCGAGGAGAAGAAGTTCCGCATCAATCCGGTTTCGCAGGATGTGGCGAAGGCTTCACCCGGGTTGCTCTTCGGGTGGTCCACCCTCAACCAGGGCATGGAGGTGCACTTCAAGAACAACACGGGCAAGTTCCTCAAGCGCCAACTCGTTGGTGTGACGCACGGAAATTTCGCCCTCAATGAGGCACCTGAGATTCTCCAGCCGGGGCAGACGGCTACCGTGGTGGTCCACGGCAGCGCCAAGGGAGCGATGGGGAACATCTCCTACAGCGAGTGGAACACGAACGGGAATCGTGTCGCGACCTACGCCATCAGCTACGACAATCCCGCCGTCGGCAAGAACGACTACATCCTCACAAGCGACCGGGCCCCCATGTACTTCGCCTCGACCAAGGGCGCTGGCATGAACATCGAGCGCACTCAGAAAGCCCCCTCGCCAGCGAACCCCAACGGATATTACCGCTTCAACAGCGACGTCGCCGGCGGTGGAGATACACCTGTCATCTTCGTGAGCGCCGGTGCGCCGGACAAGGTCGAGAAGGCCCCGCTGCGCGCCGATGACAGCAAGTGCACCGCGTACGCCCAGGCCATCCGAACCGATTTCGACTGGCTGGACCACTGGGGCGCAAACCTGCCCTACCACTACAAGAAGTTCATCCAGGCCCTCTTGAAGTCCAGCACCAAGCTCTCGTGGTCACCCTTCAACGATGGCTCGACGGGCGCCCGGCTCGGCGGCTTCATCGGCGGGGCGATCGCCGGCTGCGACCCGTGGAAGGCCAAGGGAGCGGGTGCTCTCATCGCCGGGGTGTTCGGTGACTTCGGCAATTCCAAGCCGTGGGAAGCCGCCCCCTACCAGCCGAAGCCGAAGCCGCCGCACGAGATCCATCCCTTCTCGGTGACGTCTGATGGTCCGGTGACCGTGAACGGCTTCGGTAACGACTACACCGCCAAGCCGGGCGAGATCCTGGGCAAGGACGGCAAGGAAGGCCTGAAGACCAAGATTCTTCGTGAGGGTGAGCCTGCCAAGGGCGTCGGCGTGGAGTTCTCTGTGCCGGCCGACAGTGGCCTGCACTTCAAGGACGCTGACGGCAAGCACGTCACCTCGGTGAAGGCCACCACGGACGCCAAGGGTGAGGCTGTCGCCCCGGTGCTGTACGCGGGCGAGAAGGAAGGCGACTTCAAGGTCACTGTGACCGCAGACGCGCCCGGCGCCACCAAGGGTGAGAAGCCGACTGCTGTCTACAGCGTCCACGTCAAGAACTAG